A single Tenacibaculum sp. 190524A02b DNA region contains:
- a CDS encoding YDG domain-containing protein, with protein MRKITFFLTMLVTLFFISHAFSQRTKKTITNTVPNFITTAITSVKEGEIYTYTIDASDVDGDVVSVTAPTKPNWLSLATKSGGEVTTFAGISGTFGHVDGTGTAATFGQPSSIVFDASGNLYIAEYGNHTIRKITPNGEVSTFAGLADFTGTTDGNGTSARFNLPIGLTIDASGNLYVTDQGNHSIRKVTPSGEVTTIAGSGGIGSADGNGTSASFNSPVGITVDNSGNLYVSDTGNHAIRKITPSGEVTTIAGTKGTLGTVNANGTSASFHFPYGIIIDSSENLYVAEGGNHTIRKITPNGDVTTLAGTMGVSGTTDGNGTNATFNTPTGMVKDKVGNIYVTDLQNHAIRKITPNGDVITIAGIIGTSGIVNGNGTSASLSQPIGVAINPSGNLFITEFDKYTVRKLTLPSATLTGDSTGNAGVHNVVLEANDGNGGITQQSFTITVKVAPSVTTNTVSLIGVNTATLNAEVTANGGDAITERGFVYALTSEDATPTLAEVNGTTIIKQVVVGTTGVFTKELTGLIANSEYSVVAYATNSAGTTEGSVQTFTTTNTAPTITSTAAATVNEGNTYNYVVTTNDADGDVVTVTAITKPDWLSLTTTSNVTTIAGAPGTTGAIDGNGNDALFDRPIGTAVDASGNLYIADTNNHRIRKITPSGEVSTFAGSTQGFADGTGTAAQFRSPRGIVIDASGNLYIADNNNHRIRKITPAGVVTTLAGSTQGYTDGTGVAAQFYFPSGLTIDKSGNLYVADQLNHRIRKVTPTGVVSTFAGSTAGFTNGNGTSAQFNEPFSIDIDASGSMYVVDRLNHSIRKITSSGEVSTLAGNGTGGFADGNGASAQFNSPFDVALDVYGNVYVADFINHRIRKITTTGEVSTVAGTGTVGNTNGAATEATFNFPAGLDVDTYGNIYVADYYGHAIRKITAPIITLTGDTKGSEGNHNVVLEANDGNGGVVQQTFTIEVKAKPTVVTGTVNMIAKNGATLQGTVINDGGATITERGFVYALTANDASPTLAEVNGTTVKKVLVSGTTETFNSAITGLENNRAYSVIAYATNMVGTTEGEVKTFNTLHISFEAVTKTYGEANFDLAAGSNSSGSISYAIVEGGTGSAELSGVNNATVNIGNAGTVTIRATQAAAGNFSTGSQDMTLTIEKATLTITPKQQTKTYGSNYTLTNMVSYTGFVNGDNAGDLAATPTVISLSDLEGNTTAGVNTYTEVLSVAAFTDSNYEITFGKGNFEITTKQLSVEDITGANKVYDGTITASVIGTANLVGVINSDNVSLAGTPVHNFVKATIGTNIEITTTGYSLTGADAYNYTVKQPNLSATITAKELEIVGLQGVNKVYDGTTNALATGTASLSGVIDGETVSVIGTPVYTFASKNVGLGIAITTTGYSLTGTDTSNYILTQPSLSGAITAKLITVTADAKTKEKGAEDPELTYQITTGELVGVDDFSGSLEREEGEEVGDYVIRQGTLAVSDNYSITYKEALFTITKALSIREFSVNTDITLYPNPTSGIVNIKSEKGIAINKVVLYNVLGRALNTFNKEVLDISTLKAGTYILRIETEKGVGVKRIVKD; from the coding sequence ATGAGAAAAATTACTTTTTTCCTAACCATGTTAGTCACCTTATTTTTTATAAGTCATGCTTTTTCGCAGCGTACTAAAAAAACAATAACTAACACAGTGCCAAACTTTATAACTACGGCAATTACTTCCGTAAAAGAAGGAGAAATATATACATACACGATTGATGCTAGTGATGTTGATGGAGATGTTGTTAGCGTAACAGCACCTACGAAACCCAATTGGCTAAGTTTAGCAACAAAAAGTGGAGGAGAGGTAACTACGTTTGCAGGTATTTCGGGGACATTTGGTCATGTAGATGGTACTGGTACAGCAGCAACTTTTGGACAGCCAAGTTCAATAGTGTTTGATGCTTCAGGAAATTTATACATAGCAGAATATGGAAATCATACCATCAGAAAAATTACCCCAAATGGTGAAGTATCTACCTTTGCAGGCTTAGCTGATTTTACAGGAACTACAGACGGAAATGGAACGTCTGCTAGATTTAATCTGCCGATTGGTTTAACTATTGATGCTTCTGGTAATTTATATGTAACAGATCAAGGGAATCATTCCATTAGAAAAGTTACCCCAAGTGGAGAAGTAACAACAATAGCAGGTTCTGGAGGTATAGGAAGTGCAGACGGAAACGGAACATCCGCTAGTTTTAATTCGCCAGTTGGGATTACAGTTGACAATTCTGGTAATCTTTATGTATCGGATACAGGAAATCATGCCATTCGAAAAATTACCCCAAGCGGAGAAGTAACTACGATAGCGGGAACAAAAGGAACTTTAGGAACTGTAAATGCAAATGGAACGTCAGCTAGTTTTCATTTCCCATATGGAATTATTATAGATAGTTCAGAAAATTTATACGTGGCAGAAGGAGGTAATCATACCATTCGTAAAATTACACCGAATGGAGATGTAACCACTTTGGCAGGAACAATGGGCGTATCAGGAACTACAGACGGAAATGGAACAAATGCTACATTTAATACTCCTACAGGAATGGTTAAGGACAAAGTAGGGAATATTTATGTGACAGATTTACAAAATCATGCTATTAGAAAAATTACCCCGAATGGAGATGTAATTACCATAGCAGGAATCATTGGTACCTCTGGAATTGTAAATGGCAATGGAACATCTGCAAGTCTTTCTCAACCAATAGGAGTAGCTATAAATCCTTCAGGAAATCTTTTTATCACTGAATTTGATAAATATACAGTAAGAAAGTTAACATTGCCATCAGCAACATTAACAGGAGATAGTACTGGTAATGCAGGAGTGCATAATGTGGTATTAGAAGCTAATGATGGTAATGGAGGAATTACACAACAAAGTTTTACCATTACAGTAAAAGTAGCTCCATCAGTAACTACAAATACAGTAAGTTTAATTGGTGTAAATACAGCAACATTAAATGCAGAAGTAACAGCAAATGGAGGAGATGCCATAACAGAAAGAGGTTTTGTATATGCATTAACCTCGGAAGATGCTACTCCAACACTAGCAGAAGTAAATGGAACAACAATTATAAAACAAGTGGTTGTAGGGACTACTGGGGTTTTTACTAAAGAGTTAACGGGGTTAATTGCTAATAGTGAATACAGTGTGGTAGCCTATGCTACTAATAGTGCGGGTACTACCGAAGGTAGCGTACAAACATTTACAACAACCAATACAGCACCTACCATTACATCAACAGCAGCAGCTACTGTAAATGAAGGGAATACGTATAATTATGTAGTTACAACAAACGATGCAGATGGAGATGTGGTTACTGTAACGGCTATAACCAAACCAGATTGGTTGTCTTTAACCACTACTAGTAATGTAACTACTATTGCAGGAGCACCTGGAACAACTGGAGCTATTGATGGAAATGGAAACGATGCACTTTTTGACAGACCAATAGGTACAGCAGTAGATGCATCTGGTAATCTATACATTGCAGATACTAATAACCACCGTATTCGAAAAATAACGCCAAGTGGAGAAGTGTCAACTTTTGCAGGAAGTACCCAAGGATTCGCAGATGGAACTGGTACTGCGGCACAGTTTCGTTCGCCTAGAGGAATTGTGATAGATGCCTCAGGGAATTTATATATAGCGGACAATAATAATCACCGTATTCGAAAAATAACACCAGCAGGAGTAGTTACAACTCTTGCAGGAAGTACCCAAGGATATACAGATGGTACTGGTGTTGCAGCACAATTTTATTTTCCTTCTGGGTTGACTATAGATAAATCAGGAAATCTTTATGTAGCAGACCAACTTAATCATCGTATTAGAAAAGTAACACCAACTGGAGTAGTAAGTACATTTGCTGGAAGTACAGCCGGCTTTACAAACGGAAATGGTACATCAGCTCAATTTAATGAACCATTTTCAATAGATATAGATGCTTCAGGTTCTATGTATGTAGTAGATAGGTTAAACCATAGTATAAGAAAAATAACATCTTCAGGTGAGGTTAGTACTCTTGCAGGAAATGGAACAGGAGGTTTTGCAGATGGAAATGGAGCATCAGCCCAGTTTAACTCTCCATTTGATGTGGCATTAGATGTTTATGGTAATGTTTACGTAGCGGATTTTATTAATCATCGTATCAGGAAAATTACTACAACAGGAGAAGTGTCAACGGTTGCTGGTACAGGAACTGTCGGAAATACCAATGGAGCAGCTACAGAAGCAACATTTAATTTTCCAGCTGGGTTAGATGTAGATACCTATGGGAATATCTATGTAGCAGATTATTATGGACATGCCATTCGGAAAATTACAGCACCAATAATTACGTTAACAGGAGATACTAAAGGTAGTGAAGGAAATCATAATGTGGTTTTGGAAGCGAACGATGGTAATGGAGGCGTAGTGCAACAAACTTTTACAATTGAAGTAAAAGCAAAACCTACCGTAGTAACAGGTACAGTAAATATGATTGCTAAGAACGGAGCAACTTTACAAGGAACTGTTATTAATGATGGAGGAGCTACCATAACAGAAAGAGGTTTTGTATATGCATTAACCGCAAACGATGCAAGTCCTACCTTAGCAGAAGTAAACGGAACTACTGTAAAAAAAGTGTTAGTGTCAGGTACTACAGAGACATTTAATAGTGCGATAACTGGCTTAGAAAACAATAGAGCTTATAGTGTTATAGCATATGCTACCAATATGGTAGGAACTACTGAAGGTGAGGTAAAGACATTTAATACACTTCATATTAGTTTTGAAGCTGTAACTAAAACCTATGGAGAAGCAAACTTTGATCTTGCAGCAGGCTCAAATTCATCAGGTAGTATTAGTTATGCAATAGTTGAAGGAGGAACAGGTTCTGCGGAATTATCAGGAGTTAATAATGCTACCGTAAATATAGGAAATGCAGGTACGGTTACTATTAGAGCAACACAAGCCGCGGCAGGTAACTTTTCAACAGGAAGTCAAGATATGACCTTAACTATTGAAAAAGCAACTTTAACTATTACACCAAAGCAACAAACAAAAACTTATGGAAGTAATTACACATTAACAAATATGGTTAGCTATACTGGTTTTGTTAACGGTGATAATGCTGGTGATTTAGCTGCTACTCCAACAGTTATTTCTTTGAGTGATTTAGAAGGAAATACAACAGCAGGTGTAAATACATATACAGAGGTTTTATCAGTAGCAGCTTTTACAGATAGTAATTATGAGATTACCTTTGGTAAAGGTAATTTTGAAATTACTACTAAACAATTAAGTGTTGAAGACATTACAGGAGCTAATAAAGTATATGATGGAACAATAACAGCATCAGTAATTGGAACAGCTAATTTGGTAGGTGTCATAAATTCAGATAATGTAAGTTTAGCGGGTACGCCAGTACACAATTTTGTAAAAGCAACCATAGGAACAAATATTGAAATTACTACTACAGGATATAGTTTAACTGGAGCAGATGCCTATAATTATACAGTAAAACAACCAAACTTATCTGCAACTATTACAGCAAAAGAGTTAGAAATAGTAGGTCTGCAAGGAGTTAATAAGGTTTATGATGGAACAACAAACGCATTGGCAACAGGAACCGCAAGTTTATCAGGTGTAATTGATGGAGAAACGGTAAGTGTAATTGGTACGCCAGTATATACTTTTGCATCTAAAAATGTAGGATTAGGAATTGCAATAACTACTACAGGTTATAGTTTAACAGGAACAGATACTAGTAATTATATACTAACACAACCAAGTTTATCAGGGGCAATTACAGCTAAGTTAATTACAGTAACAGCTGATGCTAAAACAAAAGAAAAAGGAGCAGAAGACCCAGAATTAACCTATCAAATAACAACAGGAGAATTAGTAGGGGTAGATGATTTTTCTGGAAGTTTAGAAAGAGAAGAAGGAGAAGAAGTAGGCGACTATGTTATACGACAAGGAACTTTAGCAGTGTCTGATAATTATAGTATTACCTATAAAGAAGCATTATTTACTATAACAAAAGCATTGAGTATAAGAGAATTTTCAGTGAATACTGATATTACATTATACCCTAATCCAACAAGTGGTATTGTAAATATCAAATCTGAAAAAGGAATAGCGATAAACAAAGTTGTTTTATACAATGTACTAGGAAGAGCATTAAATACGTTTAATAAAGAAGTTTTAGATATTTCAACATTAAAAGCTGGGACTTATATACTGCGTATAGAAACTGAAAAAGGAGTTGGTGTAAAAAGAATAGTAAAAGATTAA